One Bdellovibrio bacteriovorus str. Tiberius DNA segment encodes these proteins:
- a CDS encoding NADAR family protein → MAKTTFVSLFVLLTAFLVSCSDSSNKKPTQGVKPAAKADDSWKAPYPAHWWKEVPREEAKSWEILPQDAGRMEVVLSKRNELGLLSNFAEASFVFHGVCYPTVEAFWQMMKYPETETDPRWAWAKNWKYTREQVSQMNGYAAKSAGGYANFLMEKNDANWVTFEGKVFPFATKEPAEHYNLIFEALIEKLRQNPEVLDVLVKTNDLKLLPDHGVSEKSPREWHYYLLWTDIREQLKNNQLSLVTNEDLSLKTCKGRNK, encoded by the coding sequence ATGGCTAAAACGACGTTCGTATCATTGTTTGTGCTTCTGACAGCATTTCTGGTTTCTTGTTCAGATTCCAGCAATAAAAAGCCCACCCAAGGTGTAAAACCTGCCGCGAAAGCCGATGATTCCTGGAAAGCTCCATATCCGGCGCACTGGTGGAAAGAAGTTCCGCGCGAAGAAGCCAAATCCTGGGAAATCCTTCCCCAAGATGCCGGCCGTATGGAAGTTGTTCTAAGCAAACGAAATGAACTGGGTCTGCTTTCAAACTTCGCGGAAGCTTCGTTCGTATTCCATGGAGTTTGCTATCCAACGGTTGAAGCTTTCTGGCAGATGATGAAATACCCAGAGACCGAAACTGATCCTCGCTGGGCTTGGGCCAAGAACTGGAAATACACCCGCGAACAAGTTTCCCAGATGAATGGCTATGCCGCAAAAAGCGCTGGTGGTTACGCCAACTTCCTGATGGAAAAAAACGACGCCAACTGGGTGACCTTTGAAGGCAAAGTGTTTCCATTTGCGACTAAAGAGCCCGCTGAGCATTATAATCTGATCTTTGAAGCCCTGATCGAAAAGCTGCGCCAGAACCCTGAAGTCTTGGATGTTCTGGTGAAAACAAATGATCTGAAGCTTCTCCCCGACCATGGTGTTTCGGAAAAATCCCCCCGTGAATGGCATTACTATTTATTGTGGACGGACATCCGCGAACAGCTGAAAAACAATCAGTTGTCTTTGGTGACCAACGAAGATCTGTCTTTGAAAACCTGTAAAGGTCGTAATAAGTAA
- a CDS encoding MBL fold metallo-hydrolase RNA specificity domain-containing protein, whose product MEVGFLGAAGTVTGSKFLVHNNSTRILVDCGMFQGFKELRELNWEDFPFEARDIDAVVLTHAHLDHCGALPLLVKRGFKGRIYCTEPTLELTKIILLDSAKIQEEDAEYANKKGFSKHSPALALYTIEDAEKTLPLLTPVDLHTEFDIGTLKVYFTSSGHILGAASAWISNGETSIQFSGDLGRYNDPLMPPPEPPVHSDYVVMESTYGDRDHSKITSKEVLKQCILEIAKTRGVLLIPSFAVGRAQNLLFEITELKRDGEVPAHIPVYFNSPMGHEVAKLYERYHPFQRLASGQFAEIMSEVHSVKTAEESRALNDDKSGPKIIIAASGMLTGGRVLHHLKAFGPDPRNIVLLAGFQSPGTRGYSLLNGAKEIKIHGLYVEINCKVVPSDSFSAHADRSDLMTWLKQAPEAPKRTFLVHGESSAADELRKRIDKDLKWNVSVPRMNQFVKT is encoded by the coding sequence ATGGAAGTTGGATTTTTAGGCGCAGCCGGAACAGTTACCGGGTCTAAGTTTCTGGTACATAATAACAGCACTCGAATTTTAGTCGATTGCGGCATGTTCCAGGGTTTTAAAGAACTTCGCGAACTCAACTGGGAGGACTTTCCGTTTGAGGCCCGTGATATCGATGCTGTCGTTTTAACTCACGCGCATCTGGATCATTGCGGAGCTTTGCCTTTGTTGGTTAAACGAGGTTTTAAAGGCCGAATTTACTGCACCGAACCAACGCTGGAACTGACGAAAATCATCTTACTGGATTCAGCCAAGATCCAGGAAGAAGACGCTGAATACGCCAACAAAAAAGGTTTCTCCAAACACAGTCCAGCACTGGCTTTATATACCATTGAAGATGCTGAAAAAACGCTGCCTCTTTTAACGCCGGTGGATCTGCACACTGAATTTGATATTGGAACTTTGAAGGTTTATTTCACCAGCAGCGGTCACATTTTGGGGGCTGCTTCAGCATGGATTTCAAACGGTGAAACCAGTATCCAATTTTCCGGTGATTTAGGCCGTTATAATGACCCTTTGATGCCACCACCGGAACCACCAGTGCATTCAGACTATGTCGTGATGGAATCCACCTATGGGGATCGCGATCATTCCAAGATCACTTCAAAAGAAGTCTTAAAACAGTGTATTTTAGAGATCGCAAAAACACGGGGAGTGTTACTGATTCCCAGTTTTGCCGTGGGAAGAGCTCAGAATCTGTTGTTTGAAATCACGGAACTAAAAAGAGACGGGGAGGTCCCCGCCCATATCCCCGTTTATTTTAACTCTCCCATGGGTCATGAAGTTGCAAAATTATACGAACGCTATCACCCGTTCCAACGTCTGGCTTCGGGACAGTTCGCTGAAATCATGTCTGAAGTTCATTCCGTTAAAACCGCCGAAGAATCCCGCGCTTTAAATGATGATAAATCCGGGCCTAAAATCATCATCGCAGCCAGCGGCATGTTAACTGGTGGCCGGGTTTTACATCATTTAAAAGCTTTCGGCCCGGATCCAAGAAACATCGTTTTGCTGGCAGGATTTCAAAGCCCCGGAACCCGTGGATACAGCTTGTTGAATGGTGCTAAAGAGATCAAAATCCATGGTCTTTATGTAGAGATTAACTGCAAAGTGGTTCCATCGGATTCATTTTCAGCCCATGCAGACAGAAGTGATTTAATGACCTGGTTAAAGCAGGCTCCAGAGGCCCCAAAAAGAACGTTCCTGGTGCATGGGGAATCCAGCGCTGCAGATGAGCTTCGTAAACGCATCGATAAAGACTTAAAATGGAACGTTTCAGTGCCCAGAATGAATCAATTCGTTAAGACCTAG
- a CDS encoding bleomycin resistance protein, whose protein sequence is MNSANLSPAIPQLPSGDIEKTAQFMEQKLGFKVVAKMIEHGFLSVKRGSCEIHFWRTASETDAKNLGSQSSCYIRVENVENLFSEFKDRGVVFRYELTRQLWGMNEMQIDDPYLNAIRFGESFE, encoded by the coding sequence ATGAATTCAGCTAATTTATCTCCTGCAATTCCGCAGTTACCTTCTGGTGACATTGAAAAAACAGCTCAGTTCATGGAACAGAAACTGGGTTTTAAAGTTGTTGCGAAAATGATTGAGCACGGGTTTTTGTCCGTAAAGCGCGGGTCTTGCGAAATTCATTTTTGGAGAACCGCTTCTGAAACTGATGCAAAGAATCTGGGGAGCCAAAGCAGCTGCTATATCCGTGTTGAAAATGTTGAAAACCTGTTTTCAGAGTTCAAAGACCGCGGAGTTGTATTCAGATATGAACTGACCAGGCAACTCTGGGGCATGAACGAAATGCAGATCGATGATCCGTATTTGAATGCCATCCGTTTTGGGGAGTCTTTTGAATGA
- a CDS encoding YjjG family noncanonical pyrimidine nucleotidase, with protein sequence MKYDLFLFDLDDTLLDFKASEKLSFVSAMNSVGLTSDLDNLFRTYQIEHAALWKQFEQGKTTKDLLKIERFRKLFEVHAIEIDPVLTANRYLDALPEAVVLIDHAVELCEYLSGKGELGIITNGIQATQVQRLSRSKLAPFVSFMAVSEEAGYAKPDVRFFEYTVKQARKFDKRSTLMVGDKLETDILGAHHFGIDSCWFNPGKVKIEIDEVPPQMEIMHLSELKKMV encoded by the coding sequence ATGAAATACGATTTGTTCCTTTTTGATTTGGATGACACGTTGTTGGACTTTAAAGCGTCTGAAAAGCTGTCTTTTGTTTCGGCGATGAATTCAGTGGGTTTGACCTCGGATCTGGACAACCTTTTCCGGACTTATCAGATTGAACATGCCGCTTTGTGGAAACAGTTTGAACAGGGAAAAACCACCAAGGATCTTTTAAAGATCGAACGTTTCCGCAAGCTGTTTGAAGTCCACGCCATTGAAATCGATCCGGTCCTGACGGCAAACCGATATTTGGATGCTTTGCCAGAAGCTGTTGTGTTGATCGATCACGCCGTGGAGCTATGTGAATATTTAAGCGGCAAAGGCGAGCTTGGAATTATCACCAACGGGATTCAAGCCACTCAGGTTCAACGGCTCAGCCGCTCGAAACTGGCTCCTTTTGTCAGCTTTATGGCTGTGTCTGAAGAAGCCGGCTATGCGAAGCCCGATGTTCGATTCTTTGAATACACCGTTAAACAGGCCCGTAAGTTTGATAAAAGATCAACCCTGATGGTTGGCGACAAGCTTGAAACGGACATTCTGGGGGCGCATCATTTCGGTATTGATTCCTGCTGGTTCAATCCCGGAAAAGTTAAAATTGAAATCGACGAAGTCCCGCCACAAATGGAAATTATGCATCTTTCTGAACTGAAGAAAATGGTTTAA
- a CDS encoding D-alanyl-D-alanine carboxypeptidase family protein produces MECLKGLLLLFVCFFCVKAQALPSVNALSWVLLDASSGQILAELNKDQPLPPASLTKVMTAYMVLSEIREGRLSRRDRAKVSASAIVHRPEESSMFLKVGESVSVDELLRGLIVASANDAALVLAEVVSGSQRAFAKQMNKTAQGLGMTQSLFANASGLYTDKHYSTAKDLGLLAVRISQEFPEYFEYSSSKDLTFRDFHKKNTNDLLFSKLPVDGMKTGHIKAAGWCVMVSARKNKRPDKKSERYIAVVLGAPSNQDRFAAGRILLEFAFSQPRIVKEAF; encoded by the coding sequence ATGGAATGCCTGAAGGGGTTGCTTCTTCTTTTTGTGTGTTTCTTCTGCGTGAAGGCGCAAGCCCTGCCTTCGGTGAATGCTTTGTCCTGGGTGTTGCTGGATGCCTCCAGCGGTCAGATCCTGGCGGAACTTAATAAAGATCAACCGCTTCCACCGGCTTCTTTAACCAAAGTGATGACAGCGTATATGGTTTTATCTGAGATCCGCGAAGGTCGGCTTTCCCGCAGGGACCGGGCGAAGGTTTCTGCCAGTGCAATCGTCCATCGGCCGGAAGAGTCCAGTATGTTTTTAAAGGTCGGGGAGTCTGTGTCGGTGGATGAGCTTTTGCGAGGGCTTATAGTGGCTTCAGCCAATGACGCCGCCCTTGTGTTGGCCGAAGTTGTTTCAGGCAGCCAGAGGGCTTTTGCAAAGCAAATGAACAAGACGGCGCAAGGCTTGGGAATGACTCAAAGTCTTTTTGCTAACGCTTCGGGTTTGTACACTGATAAACACTATTCCACGGCGAAGGACCTGGGATTGTTGGCAGTGCGAATTTCCCAGGAATTCCCCGAGTACTTTGAATACTCGTCCAGCAAAGATCTGACCTTTCGGGATTTCCACAAGAAAAACACCAATGACCTGCTGTTTTCGAAACTGCCGGTGGATGGGATGAAGACCGGACATATCAAGGCGGCAGGCTGGTGTGTGATGGTCAGTGCGCGAAAAAACAAACGCCCGGATAAAAAGTCCGAGCGTTATATAGCCGTTGTTTTGGGGGCGCCCAGCAATCAGGATCGCTTTGCTGCCGGAAGGATTTTGCTGGAGTTTGCCTTCAGTCAGCCTCGGATTGTAAAGGAAGCCTTTTAA
- a CDS encoding phosphotransferase enzyme family protein, whose protein sequence is MTSTTVLPHLQEILELWPLGAIRSVVEILNGAVNQVYRVEASLGNFYLRIYKTEDKSRVQREHALIEFVAAHNLPAVQTLPSRYGTSLVEFKGKYGALYFEAPGHQVKKNDLTLTHARAAGSMLARLHKVLKPLPDVGYRKYSLNWDAQEWIARLDKIEAVILQKPHLSEADQWVLYRLKDQREWMRNPACLHSYVPKYSAQVLHGDFHQGNLFFQKETVCGVIDWDQAVFMPRGFEVARVASYMFDLKPDLTTAFLEAYMALNPLPQEELEDGAKAWGCHCDHYVWAQEEIYLHGNERARVFIPDTAYKPFSEVWAQLTKTL, encoded by the coding sequence ATGACTAGCACGACCGTATTGCCGCATTTGCAAGAGATATTGGAGCTATGGCCCTTAGGGGCCATTCGTTCGGTCGTGGAGATTCTTAACGGGGCCGTCAATCAGGTATACCGGGTTGAAGCCTCTCTGGGTAACTTCTATCTAAGAATATATAAAACCGAAGACAAATCCCGGGTGCAGCGTGAGCATGCTCTGATTGAATTTGTGGCGGCTCACAATCTGCCGGCGGTACAGACGCTGCCTTCCCGGTATGGAACTTCATTGGTTGAATTTAAGGGCAAGTATGGGGCTTTGTATTTCGAAGCTCCAGGGCATCAGGTGAAGAAAAATGACCTGACCTTGACCCATGCCAGAGCTGCAGGTTCCATGTTAGCTCGTCTGCATAAAGTATTAAAACCACTGCCGGATGTGGGTTATCGCAAGTACTCCTTGAACTGGGACGCCCAGGAATGGATTGCACGTCTGGATAAAATCGAAGCGGTTATTTTACAAAAACCGCATTTGTCTGAAGCCGATCAATGGGTGTTGTATCGCCTTAAAGATCAGCGCGAGTGGATGCGAAATCCTGCTTGTCTGCATTCTTATGTTCCAAAGTATTCAGCTCAGGTTCTGCATGGGGACTTTCATCAGGGAAATCTGTTTTTCCAAAAAGAAACTGTCTGCGGCGTGATTGACTGGGATCAGGCGGTCTTTATGCCCCGGGGTTTTGAAGTGGCCCGTGTGGCTTCTTACATGTTTGATCTGAAACCGGATCTGACCACGGCCTTCTTGGAAGCTTACATGGCTTTGAATCCATTGCCTCAGGAAGAACTTGAAGATGGTGCGAAAGCCTGGGGCTGTCATTGTGATCATTATGTCTGGGCTCAGGAAGAAATCTATCTTCATGGCAACGAGCGCGCCCGTGTGTTTATTCCGGACACCGCTTACAAGCCCTTCTCTGAAGTCTGGGCGCAACTGACAAAGACCCTTTAA
- a CDS encoding KH domain-containing protein → MNDIEAFKYEERKVKGADIDQEKYREEIRQLIEHMVRLLVDHPDTVTVSTYVGPKTTVYRVNCAKENLGQVIGTQGKTIMGLRAVVHAMTARTGIRSIVEIPV, encoded by the coding sequence ATGAACGACATCGAAGCCTTTAAGTATGAAGAACGTAAAGTCAAAGGCGCAGATATTGACCAGGAAAAGTATCGCGAGGAAATCCGTCAGCTGATCGAGCACATGGTGCGCCTGCTGGTGGATCACCCCGACACAGTGACGGTCAGCACCTATGTGGGACCCAAGACCACCGTGTACCGGGTGAATTGTGCCAAAGAAAACCTGGGTCAGGTCATTGGCACTCAAGGCAAGACCATCATGGGTTTGCGTGCTGTGGTTCACGCTATGACAGCCCGCACGGGAATTCGTTCGATCGTGGAAATTCCGGTTTAG
- a CDS encoding alpha/beta hydrolase-fold protein encodes MLAEADVPETEFGRGRFICDSEELQGVRFKYCYRDPDSANNNDIVYFFHGLNGSEKTWHRQFLGTRTIQDWWELRGYRPRIISVSFGPQWLLVNNKRYPLLPAFTRVIMPFVEKKVGGLKGGQRHIIGQSMGGFNAAEISLKNPGMFSKVALLCPALATISPFASDREIDAYIRRTGALRCQVEKMQRISQSVFVDKKDWDNHDPLRLISRYPKGKKPRFYVSIGRNDGYGFQEGSAAFIKGAQAFSFLFSWVPVPGPHCNFKRIGTANFIMGD; translated from the coding sequence ATGCTTGCAGAAGCAGATGTCCCGGAAACCGAATTTGGTCGCGGACGGTTTATTTGTGATTCGGAAGAATTGCAGGGCGTCCGGTTTAAGTATTGTTACCGGGATCCAGACAGCGCGAACAACAACGACATCGTCTATTTCTTTCATGGACTGAACGGTTCTGAGAAAACCTGGCATCGCCAGTTTTTGGGAACCCGGACGATCCAGGACTGGTGGGAGCTTCGCGGTTATCGCCCTCGGATCATTTCGGTTTCATTCGGCCCCCAGTGGCTCTTGGTTAACAACAAACGATATCCTCTGTTGCCGGCCTTCACCCGGGTGATCATGCCCTTTGTGGAGAAAAAAGTCGGGGGTTTGAAAGGTGGACAGCGCCATATCATCGGGCAGTCCATGGGGGGATTCAATGCCGCGGAAATATCCCTGAAAAATCCGGGGATGTTTTCCAAAGTGGCTTTGTTGTGTCCGGCACTTGCGACGATCAGCCCTTTTGCCAGCGATCGCGAAATCGACGCTTACATCCGGCGCACCGGGGCCCTTCGTTGTCAGGTTGAAAAAATGCAGCGTATTTCGCAATCCGTGTTCGTGGATAAAAAGGACTGGGACAATCACGATCCGCTCAGGCTGATCAGCAGATATCCCAAGGGTAAAAAACCTAGGTTCTATGTTTCCATCGGGCGCAATGACGGTTATGGATTTCAGGAGGGCTCGGCCGCCTTTATTAAAGGGGCCCAGGCGTTTTCCTTCCTGTTTAGCTGGGTGCCAGTCCCAGGACCGCATTGCAACTTTAAGCGTATAGGCACAGCCAATTTCATCATGGGGGATTAG
- a CDS encoding M28 family peptidase translates to MKKVKVLLTSACIFSLISGLVACQVKDTKSSVSKSETAASGAFSNEPHTLVGEARQLTFTGPKSGEGYFSPDGKKMIFQSEREPGNPFYQMYILDLISGDTTRVSPGHGKTTCGWIHPSMKKVLYSSTHLDPETKKKTQEEYDNRKKAVKARYSWSFDDNYDIFSSDLNGKNIQRLTREKGYDAEGSYSPDGQWIAFASNRAGYTEKLEGEDKKLFEQDPSYMMDIYIMKADGTQVKRLTDSKGYDGGPFFSADGRKITWRRFSPNGSTAEIFTMNVDGSDQKQVTKLKSMSWAPYFHPSGDYIIFGSSVLGYHNFELFIVDAEGKKAPVRVTSDDGFDGLPVFTPDGNSLSWTHRNEKGDSQIFIAKWDEAQARKLLGLAAQDPAAGSLTPEVKVEDIKKWVYYLASPELQGRGTGTGEEKLYTEKLAQLLKSWGLTGVGPNGSFFETFEFTSGVGLGAANSLEVVGSFKKKYTVSRDFEPVSFSKTGDFREAPVVFAGYGIKAPASDKEAEYNSYKGLDVKGKWVMVLTDLPANISPQRRHYLNLYSRLQHKVTVAKNEGAVGIIVTNGPESGLPEKFGKIKFEGSLSESTLGVLRLSTSAAQEMIRYAGQDMIKLQMKLDKGEMPEGFVIPSAYIKAQVDLQFQKAQGINVVAKLTAAGSNSAVMIGAHGDHLGHGQFGSSLAKTGDAGKAHVGADDNASGVAGVMELAHYYANLKASKPGLLQKNIYFGIWSGEELGNLGSSHFTKNMVKHNIAAYINMDMIGRFKDRVFVQGLGSADNWTRLAEEVGVRSAVPMIVQEDPYLPTDSLAFYLAGVPTANFFTGSHAEYHSPRDIPELVNYEGVARVLTAVRSLTDLLVDTKLPMVKYVKVASAQNRLEGRSFRVYLGTVPDYSQEGVKGVRISGASKDSPAEKAGLKDKDIITEFGGTKIENLYDYVYTLQSVKPNQETIMKILRDGKPLELKITPKLKE, encoded by the coding sequence ATGAAAAAAGTGAAAGTTCTTCTTACAAGTGCCTGCATTTTCTCGCTAATTTCCGGCCTGGTGGCGTGCCAGGTGAAGGACACCAAGTCCTCTGTTTCCAAATCTGAGACTGCCGCTTCCGGTGCCTTTTCCAATGAGCCTCACACATTGGTGGGTGAAGCCCGCCAACTGACCTTCACCGGCCCTAAGTCAGGCGAAGGCTATTTCAGTCCGGACGGAAAAAAGATGATCTTTCAAAGTGAGCGTGAGCCGGGAAATCCATTCTATCAGATGTACATTCTGGATCTGATCAGTGGGGACACGACCCGCGTTTCCCCGGGGCATGGCAAAACCACCTGTGGCTGGATTCACCCTTCCATGAAGAAGGTGCTTTATTCCTCGACCCATCTGGATCCGGAAACGAAAAAGAAAACCCAGGAAGAATATGACAACCGCAAAAAAGCGGTCAAAGCCCGCTATTCCTGGAGCTTTGATGATAACTACGACATCTTCAGTTCTGATCTGAATGGCAAAAACATCCAGCGTCTGACCCGTGAAAAAGGCTATGACGCCGAAGGGTCTTATTCCCCGGATGGGCAATGGATCGCCTTTGCCTCCAACCGTGCCGGTTACACCGAAAAGCTGGAAGGGGAGGACAAGAAGCTTTTTGAACAGGACCCTTCCTACATGATGGATATCTACATCATGAAAGCTGATGGCACCCAAGTGAAGCGTCTGACTGATTCCAAGGGTTATGATGGCGGTCCGTTCTTCAGTGCGGATGGCAGGAAAATCACTTGGCGCCGATTCTCCCCGAATGGATCCACGGCTGAAATCTTCACCATGAATGTGGATGGTTCAGACCAGAAACAAGTCACCAAGTTGAAGTCCATGTCCTGGGCGCCGTACTTTCATCCATCAGGGGATTACATCATTTTTGGCTCCAGCGTTCTGGGATATCACAACTTTGAACTTTTCATCGTCGATGCGGAAGGCAAAAAAGCGCCGGTGCGTGTGACGTCGGATGACGGTTTTGACGGGCTTCCGGTGTTCACGCCGGATGGCAACAGTCTGTCCTGGACCCATCGAAATGAAAAAGGGGATTCGCAGATCTTTATTGCGAAATGGGACGAGGCTCAGGCCAGAAAGCTTCTGGGACTTGCTGCTCAGGATCCGGCCGCGGGTTCTTTGACTCCGGAAGTGAAAGTCGAAGACATCAAGAAATGGGTTTACTATCTGGCCTCCCCGGAACTTCAAGGACGTGGCACCGGCACGGGGGAAGAAAAGCTTTATACTGAAAAGCTCGCGCAACTCTTGAAGTCCTGGGGTTTGACAGGGGTAGGTCCGAATGGGTCGTTCTTTGAAACCTTCGAATTTACTTCAGGTGTGGGTCTGGGTGCTGCGAACTCACTTGAAGTGGTGGGTTCATTCAAAAAGAAATACACCGTTTCCCGGGATTTTGAACCGGTGTCATTCTCTAAAACCGGAGACTTCCGTGAAGCGCCGGTGGTGTTTGCGGGCTATGGTATTAAAGCTCCGGCCAGTGACAAGGAAGCTGAATACAATTCTTACAAAGGTCTGGATGTTAAAGGCAAGTGGGTGATGGTGCTGACGGATTTGCCAGCAAATATTTCGCCGCAACGTCGTCATTATCTGAATCTGTATTCTCGTTTGCAGCACAAAGTGACTGTGGCGAAAAATGAAGGGGCTGTTGGTATTATTGTGACTAACGGACCTGAAAGCGGTTTGCCTGAAAAATTCGGCAAGATCAAATTCGAAGGCTCATTGTCTGAAAGCACGCTGGGTGTTTTGCGCCTGTCGACATCAGCAGCTCAGGAAATGATTCGTTATGCCGGTCAGGACATGATCAAGCTGCAGATGAAACTGGATAAAGGCGAAATGCCTGAAGGTTTTGTGATTCCTTCGGCGTATATCAAGGCTCAGGTGGATTTGCAGTTCCAGAAAGCTCAAGGCATCAATGTTGTTGCGAAGCTGACGGCAGCTGGTAGCAATTCTGCGGTGATGATTGGCGCCCATGGGGATCATCTGGGGCACGGTCAGTTCGGCAGCAGTTTGGCGAAGACTGGTGATGCTGGTAAAGCCCATGTGGGTGCGGATGACAATGCTTCAGGTGTGGCTGGTGTGATGGAACTTGCGCATTACTATGCGAACCTGAAAGCTTCCAAACCAGGTCTGTTGCAAAAGAATATCTATTTCGGCATCTGGTCCGGCGAAGAGCTGGGAAATCTGGGTTCGTCCCATTTTACCAAAAATATGGTGAAACATAATATTGCCGCCTATATCAACATGGACATGATCGGTCGATTCAAAGATCGCGTCTTTGTTCAAGGTTTGGGATCTGCAGACAACTGGACCCGTCTGGCGGAAGAAGTGGGTGTGCGCAGTGCGGTTCCGATGATTGTTCAAGAGGACCCTTATCTGCCGACGGATTCTTTGGCGTTTTATCTGGCTGGAGTTCCCACGGCGAACTTCTTCACCGGGTCCCACGCTGAATACCACAGTCCGCGCGACATTCCTGAATTGGTAAACTATGAAGGTGTTGCCCGTGTTTTGACGGCCGTAAGAAGCCTGACGGACCTTTTGGTTGATACGAAGCTTCCAATGGTCAAATACGTGAAAGTGGCCAGCGCCCAGAACCGTCTGGAAGGCCGCAGTTTCCGTGTTTATCTGGGCACGGTTCCGGATTATTCCCAGGAAGGTGTCAAAGGGGTGCGTATCTCTGGAGCATCCAAAGACAGCCCTGCTGAAAAAGCCGGATTGAAAGACAAGGATATTATCACTGAGTTCGGTGGAACCAAGATTGAAAACCTGTATGACTATGTTTATACGCTTCAATCGGTAAAACCCAATCAAGAGACCATTATGAAGATTCTTCGTGATGGCAAGCCGCTGGAGCTGAAGATCACTCCGAAGCTGAAAGAATAG
- a CDS encoding class I SAM-dependent RNA methyltransferase: MPNFQKFETFDKLTTVPCPYAPDCGGCQHIGVPYGDQAQNKINDLSGLFTAASVAFPQPLKVLSADPGHLRDRLDFSLQEGRLGLYRTDRHEILDIEVCAQLSPALQEWLSDFRKIQWPFKRGSFRLRIGPAGQRGLWIDLANVDIKTLLDEQNILRSLQQQAFVEIGQRRKVPVWTGHEFKLRDPEHHVWFQSWMGDIPVNLYCQVASFTQPSHTANRIICDVIYDWVKRYKAQRLIEFGSGIGNLTFPALAGAESILACEIDELSLQGLERSLNELPQSLSHLKNRVTIYRGDFQKKLTQDFSQFDGVLANPPRSGLMGFLNPLKNLAPEQRPEFFIYMSCYPESMARDLVTLQECGYRMQEAYIVDQFPQTDHYEVLGLLQREKT, encoded by the coding sequence ATGCCGAACTTTCAGAAATTCGAAACCTTTGACAAACTGACCACTGTGCCTTGTCCCTACGCCCCGGACTGTGGCGGCTGTCAGCATATCGGAGTGCCTTACGGCGATCAGGCCCAAAACAAAATAAACGACCTTTCAGGATTATTTACGGCCGCATCGGTCGCGTTTCCACAGCCCCTCAAAGTTCTTTCCGCCGACCCCGGGCATTTACGGGACCGTCTGGATTTCAGCCTTCAGGAAGGCCGTTTGGGTCTTTACCGCACGGATCGTCATGAAATCCTCGATATCGAAGTCTGCGCCCAGCTCAGCCCCGCATTGCAAGAATGGCTCTCGGACTTTAGAAAGATTCAGTGGCCCTTTAAGCGCGGATCCTTCCGACTTCGCATCGGACCGGCCGGACAGCGCGGACTGTGGATCGATCTGGCCAACGTGGATATCAAAACCCTTTTGGATGAACAAAATATCCTGCGTTCTTTGCAACAGCAGGCTTTTGTGGAAATCGGTCAGCGTCGCAAAGTTCCGGTTTGGACTGGTCACGAGTTTAAATTGCGCGATCCCGAGCACCACGTGTGGTTCCAGTCCTGGATGGGTGACATTCCGGTGAATCTGTACTGCCAGGTGGCGAGCTTCACTCAACCCAGCCACACCGCCAACAGGATCATCTGCGATGTGATTTATGACTGGGTGAAACGCTATAAGGCCCAGCGCCTGATCGAGTTCGGTTCTGGCATCGGCAACCTGACCTTCCCGGCTTTGGCGGGGGCGGAAAGCATTCTGGCGTGTGAAATCGACGAACTGTCGCTGCAAGGCCTGGAGCGGTCTTTAAACGAGCTTCCCCAAAGCCTTTCCCACCTGAAGAATCGCGTGACTATATACCGCGGGGACTTCCAGAAAAAATTGACTCAGGATTTTTCACAGTTTGATGGGGTGCTGGCGAATCCACCAAGATCCGGCCTGATGGGCTTTTTGAATCCGCTAAAAAACCTTGCGCCTGAACAGCGGCCCGAGTTCTTTATTTATATGTCCTGTTATCCTGAATCCATGGCCCGCGATCTGGTCACTTTGCAGGAATGCGGATACCGCATGCAAGAGGCCTATATCGTCGACCAGTTCCCGCAAACGGATCACTATGAGGTTTTAGGATTACTTCAAAGAGAAAAGACGTAA